CGACCGGGCCCGGCTCGCGTGGATCTTGCGCGCCAAGCGGACCGGTTTCAGCCTCGCCGACATTCGCGAGATGATCGACCTCTACGACGTCGGCGACGGGCGCAAGCTGCAGCGTCAGGTGACGATCGAGAAATGCCAGGAACGCATCGCGTTGCTGCGTCGCCAGCGCGAGGATATTGACAGCGCTGTAGATGAGCTGTCACGTTTCATCGAAACGGTGCAAAAGGTCGATGCCCGCGAAACGGCGGGCTGAACCAGACCGATCCCTCCCCGGGTGAGCTGACACCAACAAAGCTGTTTTGCAGAAAGATTTCGCATGCCCGCTTATCGCGCTCCCGTCCAAGATACGCTTTTCCTCATCAACGATGTGCTCGGGATCGAGCGCCATGCCAACCTGCCGGGTTTCGCCAATGCGACGCCCGACATGGTCGAGGCGGTGCTGACCGAAGCAGGGAAATTCTGCGAGGAAGTGCTGTTTCCGATCAACCAGTCGGGCGACCTCGAAGGCTGCACGCGCCACGACGACGGGTCGGTGACCACGCCGAAGGGCTTCAAGGAAGCGTACAAGGCCTATTGCGACGCCGGTTGGGGCCTGCTGACCGCACCTGAGGAGTTCGGCGGGCAGGGGCTGCCGCACGTCATCGGTTTCCCGGTCGAGGAATATCGCAACGCCGCGAACCAGGCCTTTGCCATGTATCCCGGCCTCTCGCAGGGCGCGACCGCGGCGATCCTCGTCAAGGGATCGGAGGGGCAGAAGGCGACCTATGTCCCCAAGATGGTGTCGGGCGAATGGACCGG
The Sphingopyxis macrogoltabida genome window above contains:
- a CDS encoding MerR family transcriptional regulator — its product is MTDEYGHAHIDTPDHLGREQFSITDLSSEFGVTARALRFYEDEGLISPSRKGLSRIYSKRDRARLAWILRAKRTGFSLADIREMIDLYDVGDGRKLQRQVTIEKCQERIALLRRQREDIDSAVDELSRFIETVQKVDARETAG